One segment of Gemmatimonadales bacterium DNA contains the following:
- a CDS encoding 2-isopropylmalate synthase, producing MATKDVVIFDTTLRDGEQAPGNSLSSEEKLRLARQLDALGVDVMEAGFPAASEGDYRAVREIATELRRPVVAALARCHDRDIELAGEAIRSAARGRLHVFISTSDLHIREKLKTTREDVLDRARAAIRQARSYTDDVEFSAEDASRTDPEFLCRVVELAIAEGARTVNLPDTVGYALPAEYAAMFRDVLARVPGADRVVLSAHCHDDLGLAVANSLAAIEAGAGQVECTVNGIGERAGNAALEEIVMASHVRGQAVTFRCNVETREIYRTSQLLSYLTGAFPQSNKAIVGRNAFAHEAGIHQHGMLQNGLTYEIIRPEMVGIPRSTLVLGKHSGRHALERRFRDLGYDLGEAQLTEVYRQFIALADRKREILDEDLLALVHESFQDAEEAYQLSHLRVVCGSISPTAEVRMTGPWAGERSARGTGDGPISAAFTAISEILGHQIEVVSLSLRSLTPGRDSVGQVFLQANVDGKSLSGNGASTDIVEASARALVHALNKAYHADRLEATSLNSIYLWGV from the coding sequence GACGTCGTGATCTTCGATACCACCCTGCGCGATGGCGAGCAGGCCCCCGGCAACAGCCTCTCCTCCGAAGAGAAGCTCCGACTGGCGCGCCAGCTCGATGCGCTCGGCGTCGACGTCATGGAGGCCGGGTTCCCCGCGGCGTCGGAGGGGGACTATCGCGCGGTCCGGGAGATCGCCACCGAGCTGCGGCGGCCGGTCGTCGCCGCCCTGGCGCGCTGCCACGATCGCGACATCGAGCTGGCCGGCGAGGCGATCCGGTCGGCCGCGCGAGGCCGGCTGCACGTGTTCATCTCCACCTCGGACCTCCACATCCGGGAAAAACTCAAGACCACCCGCGAGGACGTGCTCGACCGCGCCCGGGCGGCCATCCGCCAGGCGCGGAGCTATACCGACGACGTCGAGTTCTCCGCCGAGGACGCTAGCCGGACCGATCCGGAATTCCTCTGCCGGGTGGTGGAGCTGGCCATCGCGGAGGGCGCCCGCACCGTGAACCTGCCGGATACCGTGGGCTACGCGCTGCCGGCGGAATACGCCGCCATGTTCCGCGACGTCCTGGCCCGAGTGCCCGGCGCCGACCGGGTGGTGCTGAGCGCCCACTGCCATGACGATTTGGGACTCGCCGTGGCCAACAGCCTGGCGGCGATCGAAGCCGGGGCAGGGCAGGTCGAATGCACCGTGAATGGCATCGGCGAGCGCGCCGGGAACGCCGCCCTGGAAGAGATCGTCATGGCCAGCCACGTGCGCGGCCAGGCGGTGACCTTCCGCTGCAACGTGGAGACCCGCGAGATCTACCGCACCAGCCAGCTCCTCTCCTACCTCACCGGCGCGTTTCCCCAGTCCAACAAGGCGATCGTCGGCCGGAACGCCTTTGCCCATGAGGCCGGCATCCACCAGCACGGGATGCTGCAGAACGGGCTCACCTACGAGATCATCCGTCCCGAGATGGTGGGAATTCCCCGCTCCACCCTGGTGCTGGGCAAGCACTCCGGGCGACATGCGCTGGAGCGCCGGTTCCGGGATCTGGGGTACGACCTGGGCGAGGCCCAGCTCACCGAGGTCTACCGCCAGTTCATCGCCCTGGCCGACCGGAAGCGCGAGATCCTCGACGAGGACCTGCTGGCGCTGGTGCACGAGAGCTTTCAGGATGCCGAGGAGGCCTACCAGCTCAGTCACTTGCGGGTCGTCTGCGGCAGCATCAGTCCCACGGCAGAGGTGCGGATGACCGGTCCCTGGGCCGGCGAGCGGTCCGCCCGGGGCACCGGCGATGGCCCGATCTCGGCCGCGTTCACCGCGATCAGCGAGATCCTGGGACATCAGATCGAGGTGGTGAGCCTGTCGCTCCGATCGCTCACGCCGGGGCGCGACAGCGTCGGGCAGGTCTTCCTCCAGGCCAACGTCGACGGCAAGTCGCTCTCGGGGAACGGCGCATCCACCGATATCGTGGAGGCGAGCGCGCGCGCGCTGGTGCACGCGCTCAACAAGGCCTACCACGCCGACCGGCTGGAGGCCACCTCGCTCAACTCCATCTATCTCTGGGGCGTGTGA
- the ilvB gene encoding biosynthetic-type acetolactate synthase large subunit: MAELLTGSQILCRALLEEKVDLLFGYPGGAIMPFYHALPEFPGLRHVLVRHEQAAAHAADGYARSSGRVGVCVATSGPGATNLVTGLATAHMDNTPLVAITGQVPRAMIGRDAFQETDIIGITQPITKHNRLVEDVEELADAVREAFAVALEGRPGPVLLDVPKDVQNQKAEWTGGRAETPGAIAGASGVGDRAAGIREAARLVAQAERPLIMAGHGVILAGAYDELRMLAERTGVPVITTLLGISAFPESHPLHLGMPGMHGEVHVNRAIQQADLIIGLGLRFDDRVTGNLAAFARGAKVVHVELDPSEIGKNVPVTVGLVGDVGEVLRELLAAVPPRDCEAWRDEIAGLMRPRVESFRGGLSPESILGAIDQASGGRCTIVSDVGQHQMWVAKFFPYRRPNTHITSGGLGTMGFAVPAAMGVALARPDEPVWAISGDGGFQMNMQEIATMVQEGIPVKMAIFNNGYLGMVRQWQQFFHGRRYSATPIWSPDYVKLAEAYGIPGWRVESAAQVDEVLRGALAQPGPAVVEFLIEQEANVFPMIPPGASLSDAIESEEATAAAPSPGPKLVRV, from the coding sequence ATGGCCGAGCTCCTGACCGGCTCCCAGATTCTCTGCCGGGCACTGCTGGAGGAGAAGGTGGATCTCCTCTTCGGCTATCCCGGCGGGGCGATCATGCCGTTCTACCACGCGCTGCCGGAGTTCCCCGGATTGCGCCACGTGCTGGTGCGGCATGAGCAGGCGGCGGCGCATGCCGCCGATGGCTATGCCCGCTCGAGCGGCCGGGTCGGCGTCTGTGTCGCCACGTCGGGGCCGGGTGCGACCAACCTGGTGACGGGGCTCGCCACGGCCCACATGGACAACACGCCCCTGGTGGCGATCACCGGCCAGGTGCCCCGGGCGATGATCGGGAGGGATGCCTTTCAGGAGACCGACATCATCGGCATCACCCAGCCCATCACCAAACACAATCGCCTGGTCGAAGACGTCGAGGAGCTGGCCGATGCCGTGCGCGAGGCGTTCGCCGTGGCACTTGAGGGGAGACCCGGTCCGGTGCTGCTGGACGTGCCCAAGGACGTGCAGAACCAGAAGGCGGAGTGGACCGGCGGGCGTGCCGAGACGCCGGGCGCGATCGCCGGTGCGTCCGGCGTGGGCGACCGGGCGGCCGGGATCCGGGAAGCCGCGAGACTCGTGGCCCAGGCCGAGCGGCCGCTCATCATGGCGGGACACGGAGTCATCCTGGCCGGCGCCTACGACGAGCTGAGGATGCTGGCGGAGCGGACCGGCGTTCCGGTCATCACCACCCTGCTCGGCATCAGCGCTTTCCCCGAGTCGCACCCGCTGCACCTGGGGATGCCGGGGATGCACGGCGAGGTGCACGTCAACCGGGCCATCCAGCAGGCGGACCTCATCATCGGCCTGGGGCTCAGGTTCGACGATCGGGTGACCGGCAACCTGGCGGCGTTCGCGCGCGGGGCCAAAGTGGTGCACGTCGAGCTGGATCCGAGCGAGATCGGCAAGAACGTGCCGGTGACCGTGGGTCTGGTGGGCGACGTGGGCGAGGTCCTCCGCGAGCTGCTCGCGGCCGTGCCCCCACGCGATTGCGAGGCATGGCGGGACGAGATCGCCGGCCTCATGCGCCCCCGGGTGGAGAGCTTCCGCGGCGGGCTCTCTCCCGAGTCGATCCTCGGCGCCATCGACCAGGCCTCGGGCGGACGCTGCACCATCGTCTCCGACGTGGGCCAGCACCAGATGTGGGTGGCCAAGTTCTTTCCCTACCGGCGACCCAATACCCATATCACCTCGGGCGGGCTCGGCACGATGGGGTTCGCGGTGCCCGCGGCGATGGGTGTGGCGCTGGCCCGTCCGGACGAGCCGGTCTGGGCCATCTCGGGTGACGGCGGATTCCAGATGAACATGCAGGAGATCGCGACCATGGTGCAGGAAGGCATCCCGGTGAAGATGGCGATCTTCAACAATGGCTACCTGGGGATGGTGCGGCAGTGGCAGCAGTTCTTCCACGGCCGGCGCTATTCGGCCACGCCGATCTGGAGTCCGGACTACGTCAAGCTGGCGGAGGCGTACGGCATTCCCGGATGGCGGGTGGAGAGCGCGGCCCAGGTGGACGAGGTGCTGCGGGGCGCGCTGGCCCAGCCGGGGCCCGCGGTGGTGGAGTTCCTCATCGAGCAGGAAGCCAACGTGTTTCCCATGATTCCCCCCGGCGCCTCCCTCTCCGACGCCATCGAGTCGGAAGAGGCCACGGCGGCCGCGCCGTCACCTGGTCCGAAACTGGTCCGGGTATGA
- the ilvN gene encoding acetolactate synthase small subunit: MTGAHALTVLLEDRLITFNRAVGLIRRRNLPVRSIAVGPTTTPGVSRLTIMIQSDEATANRAVQQLQKVVGVREAAAFAAQDGVARELALVKVRAAADRYAELLDVVQLYHASVIDDTPDAVIVELTGSEAFVLSCIRALERFELLDVVRSGAIAIEAGLTPEHRVPAPL, encoded by the coding sequence ATGACCGGCGCCCACGCGCTCACGGTGCTGCTGGAAGACCGGCTGATCACCTTCAATCGCGCCGTCGGACTCATCCGGCGACGCAACCTGCCTGTGCGGAGCATCGCCGTCGGACCCACGACGACCCCAGGCGTCTCGAGGCTCACCATCATGATTCAATCGGACGAAGCCACGGCCAATCGGGCCGTGCAGCAGTTGCAGAAGGTGGTCGGCGTGCGCGAGGCCGCAGCGTTCGCGGCGCAGGACGGGGTGGCCCGCGAGCTGGCCCTGGTGAAAGTGCGCGCCGCCGCCGACCGGTACGCCGAGCTGCTCGACGTGGTGCAGCTCTACCACGCATCGGTGATCGACGATACGCCCGACGCGGTGATCGTGGAGCTCACCGGCTCGGAGGCGTTCGTGCTTTCCTGTATCCGGGCACTCGAGCGGTTCGAGCTGCTCGACGTGGTCCGCAGCGGCGCCATCGCCATCGAGGCGGGACTGACCCCGGAGCACCGGGTTCCCGCTCCCCTCTAA
- the ilvC gene encoding ketol-acid reductoisomerase, which produces MTNLPVRVYYDADADRGRLAGRTFAIIGYGSQGHAHALNLRDSGAKVVVGLRKSGGSWARAQAAGLDVRTVAEGAAAADVIMMLTPDQDGRAVYEGGVAAGLRPGKTLMFAHGFNIHFGEIVPPAGVDVSMVAPKSPGHLVRSEFEGGRGVPGLVAVHQDASGQALANALAYAAGIGCTRAGVIETSFREETETDLFGEQAVLCGGVTALVKAGFETLTAAGYRPEMAYFECLHELKLIVDLMYRGGMQFMRYSISDTAEYGDYTRGPRIITQETRAEMGRILQEIQSGSFAREWLAENRSGRANFERLRQTDRDHEIERVGAQLRAMMPWSEEGKAAQRAASAESKAASSAPSGRKPAPVT; this is translated from the coding sequence ATGACCAACCTTCCCGTGCGGGTGTACTACGACGCCGACGCCGACCGCGGGCGTCTGGCGGGCCGCACCTTTGCCATCATCGGCTACGGCAGCCAGGGCCATGCCCATGCTCTCAATCTTCGGGACAGTGGAGCCAAGGTCGTGGTGGGGCTCCGCAAGAGTGGCGGCTCCTGGGCGCGCGCACAGGCCGCGGGGCTCGACGTACGAACGGTCGCCGAAGGGGCCGCCGCGGCCGACGTGATCATGATGCTGACGCCTGACCAGGACGGCCGCGCTGTCTACGAGGGCGGGGTGGCCGCGGGGCTCCGCCCGGGCAAGACGCTGATGTTCGCCCATGGGTTCAACATCCATTTCGGCGAGATCGTGCCGCCGGCCGGCGTGGACGTCTCTATGGTGGCGCCCAAGTCGCCGGGGCACCTGGTCCGCAGCGAGTTCGAGGGGGGACGCGGCGTGCCCGGCCTGGTGGCGGTGCACCAGGACGCGAGCGGGCAGGCGCTGGCGAACGCGCTGGCCTACGCTGCCGGCATCGGGTGCACCCGCGCCGGGGTCATCGAGACCTCGTTCCGCGAGGAGACCGAGACCGATCTCTTCGGGGAGCAGGCCGTGCTCTGCGGCGGCGTGACGGCCCTGGTCAAGGCCGGATTCGAAACGCTCACCGCCGCGGGCTACCGCCCGGAGATGGCCTATTTCGAGTGCCTGCACGAGCTCAAGCTGATCGTCGACCTGATGTACCGGGGTGGGATGCAGTTCATGCGCTACTCCATCAGCGACACGGCGGAGTATGGGGACTACACCCGCGGCCCCCGGATCATCACGCAGGAGACTCGCGCGGAGATGGGGCGCATCCTGCAGGAGATTCAGAGCGGCTCGTTCGCGCGCGAGTGGCTGGCGGAGAATCGGTCGGGCCGCGCCAACTTCGAGCGACTGCGCCAGACCGACCGGGATCACGAGATCGAACGGGTCGGCGCCCAGCTCCGGGCGATGATGCCCTGGTCGGAAGAAGGTAAAGCGGCCCAGCGCGCAGCGTCGGCCGAGTCTAAGGCCGCGTCATCCGCCCCCAGCGGCCGAAAGCCGGCGCCGGTCACGTGA